The Streptomyces griseiscabiei genomic sequence GGGAGCGTCACGGGGTCGCCCGGCGCGAGATAGCCGGTCGGCACGGCGGGCACCCCGGCCCGGGCCAGCTCCCCGAGGTAGCGCTTGTCGGTGTTCCAGCGCACCACGTCGGCCGGGTTGGCGAGCCGGGTGACCGCGCCCACCTTCTCGGCCCAGGCCACGAACTCGGCCGCGCGCCAGCTGTAGTCCCAGGTGGAGCGGAGGACGACGAGGTCGTACCCGGCCCAGTCGGCCGCCGGGTCGTCCCAGCGCACGGCCGCCGCGTCGGCCCCGGCGTCCCGCAGCGCCTCCACCAGCACCGGCAGATCCCGGTCGCGGTGCGGCTCCGGCCCGGGGTCGTAGGTGGCGAGGGCTGTCCGCGGGGCGGCGGTGCGGGGGCGGGGGGCGGCTGTGAGGGCCACGGGGGCGCTCCGATCTCGTAGGTCCGTTCCTGTGCCTGTCCCCTCAGGGTACGGACGGCCCCGTGATGCGGCGGCCCCGGTCGTCGTACGGCCAGACGTTGGGGACGCAGCCCTTCATGCCCTTGATCTGCTGCATCATCGCCGGGGCCGGCTTGCCCGCGCCGGGGCAGGTGACATGGCCCTGGCCGAGGAAGTGGCCGACCTCGTGGTTGATGATCAGGGCGCGGTAGTCCTCGACGTCGTCGGCGTAGACGGGGGTCGCCAGTTCCCAGCGTTCGAGGTTGACCATGACGTCGTCGCCTGCCTGACAGTTGTACTCGCCGCGGGTGTTCAGCCCGACCCGGCCGCAGAATTCGTCGACCGTGCCGGGGGTCGCGAGCTTGACGACGAAGTCGGTGGCGCCGCCGGAGACCCGCTGGAAGGCCGACTTGCCGTCCGTGGTCCAGCCGCGGGGGTCGGCGAGGACCGCCTCCACCTCCTCGGCGACCTCGGCGGGCGACAGCGCCAGCCCCTTCTCGACCTCGACCCGGTAGCGCAGGGGCGTCGTGCCCTTGCCGACCTTGCCGCTGCCACCGGGGGCCGTGGTGAACGTGCCGGGCCCGGTGCGGGGGATGGTGACCGCCGACTCGCTGGGCGACGCGGACGCGGACGCCGATGCCGACTTGCCCGGTGACGACTTGCCCGGTGAGGAACCGGGCGAGGAGGACGGGCCGTCGCCGGAACCGCCCTCACCGGCGCCGGCGCTCGCGCTCGGTGAGCGCCGGGACCGCTCGGGCGAGGGCTCGGCGGACGCGCTGGCCCCCGCCTCACCGGCCGACTCGCCCGTGCCGCCGCCTATCCAGCCCACCGCGGCGAACCCGGCGACACCGACCACCGCCACGGCCCCGAGGCCGCCCAGCAGCGGCCCTCTGCCGCGTGACACGGGCGCCTTCCTCCTCCGGCGGCGGGAGCGGGTACGGGGTCGCGGTGCCTTGTGCGCGGTCATGTTCCTTCAGAGTGTGATCGGTATGTGATCGGATGTGGCCGACTCGGTCACGAAACGATAACGGATGATCGACGCGGCAAGGACCGGATCGCTTGACCTTGCCCTTCGGTGAAGCCCCAGCATCGAGAGCGGCACGAGGGAGGGACATGAAGAGGGACATGAAAAGGAAGACGCTGACGATCGGCGCCTTCGCGAAGGCCAGCCGGCTGTCACCGAAGGCGCTGCGGCTCTACGACGAGCTGGATCTCCTGCGGCCCGCCCGGGTCGACCCGGACACCGGTTACCGCCACTACACCGCCGAGCAGTTGGAACAGGCCCGGCTGGTGGCCTGGCTGCGCCGGCTCGGCATGCCGCTCGCCCGTATCCGTACGGTGTGCGCGCTGGAACCGGGTCCGGCGGCCCGGGAGATCCGGGCGTACTGGGCCGGCGTCGAGGCCGAGACGGCGGCCCGGCGCGACCTGGCGGCCTTCCTCGTGGACCACCTCACCCACACATCCGAGTCCAAGTCCGAGGAGGACACCGACATGCTGGAACTCCGTTACGCCGCGCTCTCCGACACCGGCCTGGTCCGCACCGCCAACCAGGACACCGCCTACGCCGGCACCCGCGTCCTCGCGGTCGCCGACGGCTTCGGACCGGCCGGGGCACCCGCGAGCAGTGCCGCCGTGGAGGCGCTGAAGACCCTGGAGGAGCACGACACCCTCCCGGCGGGCAGTGTGCTGAACCTGCTGGAGGACGCGGTGCGGGGCGCGACCGCCGCCGTACGCGACGCCGTGGAGGGCGACGACGACGGCACCACGCTGACCGCGCTGCTCTGGACCGGCTCCCGGCTCGCCCTCGTGCACATCGGCGACTCGCGCGCCTATCTGCTGCGCGACGGCGAGCTGTTCCGGATCACGCACGACCACACCGTCGTCCAGTCACTGATCGACGAGGGCCGGCTGACCCCCGAGGAGGCGACCGCACACCCCCAACCCGCCCTGCTCCTCAAGGCGTTGACCACGGACGAGTCCCTCGCCACCCCCGATCTGCGGCTGCACGACGCCCACCCCGGCGATCGCTATCTCCTCTGCTCCGACGGCCTGTCCACGGTCGTCCCCGACCCGGCCGTCCAGCACACCCTGTCCACCGCCCCGACGCCCGAGGCCGCCGTCCGCGCCCTGGTCGCCGAGGCGAACGCGGCGGGCGGCCCGGACAACG encodes the following:
- a CDS encoding MerR family transcriptional regulator, producing the protein MKRKTLTIGAFAKASRLSPKALRLYDELDLLRPARVDPDTGYRHYTAEQLEQARLVAWLRRLGMPLARIRTVCALEPGPAAREIRAYWAGVEAETAARRDLAAFLVDHLTHTSESKSEEDTDMLELRYAALSDTGLVRTANQDTAYAGTRVLAVADGFGPAGAPASSAAVEALKTLEEHDTLPAGSVLNLLEDAVRGATAAVRDAVEGDDDGTTLTALLWTGSRLALVHIGDSRAYLLRDGELFRITHDHTVVQSLIDEGRLTPEEATAHPQPALLLKALTTDESLATPDLRLHDAHPGDRYLLCSDGLSTVVPDPAVQHTLSTAPTPEAAVRALVAEANAAGGPDNVSCVVAEVVGKEDAPSR
- a CDS encoding DUF3152 domain-containing protein — encoded protein: MAVVGVAGFAAVGWIGGGTGESAGEAGASASAEPSPERSRRSPSASAGAGEGGSGDGPSSSPGSSPGKSSPGKSASASASASPSESAVTIPRTGPGTFTTAPGGSGKVGKGTTPLRYRVEVEKGLALSPAEVAEEVEAVLADPRGWTTDGKSAFQRVSGGATDFVVKLATPGTVDEFCGRVGLNTRGEYNCQAGDDVMVNLERWELATPVYADDVEDYRALIINHEVGHFLGQGHVTCPGAGKPAPAMMQQIKGMKGCVPNVWPYDDRGRRITGPSVP